The Acidimicrobiales bacterium nucleotide sequence ATGTCCCACTGTGTCGGCACCTTGAAGCGGGCGAGACTCTCCGCACACCACGAGTGGAGGTCGGCCTCGTCGAGGCTCTGGCCGGGTGCCGGCACGACGGACGCCGCGACGGCCTGCCCGGTTTGCGGATCGTCGAGGCCGTAGACGGCGGACTCCTGGATACCGGGGTGTTCGTCGAGGCGGTACTCGATCTCGACGGGGTACACGTTCTCGCCGTTGTGCAGGATCATGTCGCGGGCCCGGCTGTCGATGAACAGCAGCCCGTCGACCATCCGGCCGACGTCGCCGGTGTCGAGCCAGAAGCCGTCGTCGATCGTCTCGGCCGTGGCGTCGGGGTTGTCCCAGTAGCCGAGCATCGAATAGGCCGAGCGGACGCACACCCGTCCGTTGATGCCATCGGCGACGGCACGATTGTCATCGTCGCGGATCTCGACCTGCATCGTGGGCAGCACATGGCCGGTCGCCGTGGGCTCGGCAACGTAGTCGTCGCCCCCGAAGGAGGCGACCACGCCCACCGTCTCGCTCGACCCGTAGCCGATGGCGACGTTGGCGGTGGCGTTGGGGAAGGTGTCGCGGACCCGCTGCTGGAGTTCGGGACTGGCCGGCGCGCCACCGAAACCGACGTTGGTCAGCGAGGTGAGGTCGTAGTCGCCGAGTCCGGGATGATCGACCACACGCGGACCCATCGACCCGATGAGCGTCCACGCAGTGATGCGCTCCTTCTCGACGAGCGCGAAGCACTCTTCCTCGTCGAAGCGGCCCTCGCGGAACACGAGGGTGCCACCGACGAACATGTTGATGAGCGTGGATCCCGACAGGCCCGACACGTGGAAGAGCGGGGAGGTCATCAGCACGCGCGGCTTGGCGGCGGAGCGGACGGGCGGGGGGTCACCGGCGGCCTCGGCCTGCGCGGCCGCCATCATCATTTTCAGCGCGCCGTTGAGCATCTGGACCTCCACGAATCCGACCAGCCCGCGATGGCTGACCACGGCGCCCTTGGATCGGCCCGTGGTGCCGCTCGTGAAGAAGATCGAGCAGGCGTCGTCCTCGTCGATGGCGACGGCAGGGAGCTCGTGTTCGCCCGCCTCGCGCTGGAGCCGGTCGCGTTCCGCATCGATGTCGACCATGGGCACGGCGAGATCTGCGGGCACCCGATCGAGGCGCTTGCGGTCGCCGAGGATCAGCGACGGTGTCGTCAGCTCGGTGGCGTGGCGAATCTCGTCGCGCGTCCACCAGCCGTTGTAGAGGCAGACGACCGCGCCCATCGACACGAGGGCGAAGTAGGCGATGACCCAGTCGGGGGAGTTGGCGGCCAGAATCGCCACGCGGTCGCCCTTGCCGATCCCGTGGTCGGCGGCAAGGGCCGCGGCCTCCGCGGCCACGAGGCCGATGAAGTCTTCGTGGGTGATGCGGCGGTCGCCGAGGACCAGGAACTCCGCATCGCCGTGGGCGGCGGACCCCGTGACGAAGTCACGCAGCGAACGCTTGCGATTGACGAGCACGGGGACCTCGTGGCCACGTACGTCCTGGAGCTCGACAGGGAAGAAGCCGTCGGGTCCGGTGAGCTGATCGATGAGGGACTGGCGGGCGTTCACGGTGCTCCTGCGGCATGGCGGACGAGGTCGACGAAGCCGGGTACGAACTGATCGGGACGGGTGACGCAGCCATCGTGGTCGATCGGCGCGGACACCAGCTCGGCGTGGGGGATCAATGCGGCCATCCGGTGCTGGCGGTCGGGTGGGACGATGCCGTCCCGCGACGTGATGAAGATGCCGGTCGGCACATCGACCTCGCCGAGCCACGGGCGACTGTCGAAGTCGGCGATCGCGCCACCGGCCTCGAGCATCATCGGGACCGAGCCCGACCGGACCTCGGCGATGAACCACGGCGGTCGCTCGTTGGGCAGGCTGCCGCCGGCAACCATGGCGCGGGTGAACACGTCGAGCTGACGGCGTCGCGGCATCAGCCTGCTGGCCCGGCCGAGACGCCCGAGGCCGCGCAGCGCGACGCGTTCCTGGGGTCGCCGTGACGAGCGGGCGAAGGTGGCTGCGAGCACCAGGCCCTGTACCCGATCGGGGTGGCGGCGCCACACGAGCTGGCTGACGGGGCCGCCCATCGAGTAGCCGGCGACGACGAAGCTGTCGATGTCGAGGTGGTCGGCGAGCGCCACGACGTCGTCGGCCGCGTCCTCGAGACGGAACGCACGACCGCTGCGGATGCCGCGGCCGTGGCCACGATGGTCGAGGCTCACCACGCGGGCGATGGCCGAGAGTGGCTCGTAGACCCGGTACCAGTTGAGGGCGGAGGTGACCGTCCACCCATGGAGGAGGAACACGACCGGTGCGTCGGGTGTGGGCCCGGCGACCTCACGCACGAACGTGGTGCCCCGACCGGGGAGGACGATGGCGCGACCCGGCGGTAGGGAGGGGCGCCCGATGTGGGGCTCGGCCGGCTCTCGCCCGACGGACTGCGCGGTGGCTGCCACTATTCGATCTCGACGACCTTGACCTTCAGCGTCGCGCCGGTGGGCGCCTCGTACTCGACGGTGTCGCCGATCGTGGCACCGAGCAACGCGCCGCCCATGGGCGAGCCGGGCGAGACGACGGTGACGTCGGCTCGCTGTTCCTCGATCGATCCGACGAGGTACTTCTCGACCTCGTCGTCGCCGTCGAAGACGATCGACACGATGGCGCCGGTGCCGACCGTGTCGCCGCCGCCGGCCCCGTCGACGATGATCGCGTCCTCGAGCACGCGAGCGAGATGGATGATGCGGCCCTCCATCTTGCCCTGCTCCTCCTTGGCGGCGTGATAGTCGCCGTTCTCGGAGAGGTCGCCCAGTTCGCGGGCGGTCTCGATCTTGCGCGCGATGTCGATGCGGCCTCGCGTGGTGAGGTCGTCGTGTTCGGCCTTGAGGCGGTCGTATGCCGCCTGTGAGAGCTGGTGTGGGTCAGCCATCGGCAGAATCTACCGCCAGGATGACGCCGGACGCGAACAGGGCGGAGGCGACACCCGAAGGTGTCGTCCCCGCCCCATCCGGACGATGAACCGTCAGAACGTCGTGATCAGTACAGATCCTCGGTGTTCAGGCGGTGGAGCATCGTCAACGCCTCGGCCCGGGACGTGCTGCCCTCGGGGTCGAACGCATCGTCCGCGTCGGCCAGCCCGGTGGCTCCCATCCACGAGGTGGCTGCGGCGTAGAAGCGATCCGAGTCGACGTCGGCGAAGGAGACGCCGTCGTCGGGAGTCGGCAGCTCTGCCAAGCGGTGCAGAATCGCAGCGAGTTCGCCACGGGTCACCGGTGCGTCGGGATCGAATACGTCACCGTTGCGACCCTCGATCACGCCGGCACCGTAGGCCCAGTCGAGCGCCGTGTCGTAGTACGAGCCCTCGACGATGTCGCCGAACGGGGCGACGGCTTCGGGTTCGGGGAGACACAGCATCCGGTGGACCATGGTCACGAGCTCAGCTCGCGTCATGGCCGAGTCGGGCGCCATCGTGCCGGCGCTGCGCCCGTACACGATCTCGTTGCGGTAGGCCCAGCTCGTCGGGTCGGTGTAGAAGCGGCCGGCCTCGACATCACTGAAGATGGTCGGGGACTCGATCGACCACGTCATCGACAGGCAGGGGCCAGGGGCATAGCCCGCACGGATCGTGAACGGCACGGTCGTGGAAGCGGCTGCGCCGTAGGTGTCCTTACCGGTCACGGTGAAGGAATGATCGCCGTCCTCGAGGTCCTCGGGGAGCGTGACGGTGCCGGTGAAACATCCGTCGGAACCGATCAGCGCGGTGCCGAGATCAGTGCCGTCGTCGAGGGTGAGCTCGACCTCGCTGCCCGCTTCGAAACCACAAGCGGTGATCTCGACGGGGTCGCCGGAGCGGAACTCGTCGTCGTCGTTGGTCGGATCCTCAGGATCGTCGAGGACAGCGGCGGGCGCGTCGGCGGCGATGATCCGGAAGGCGGCCGAGGTGGCGGCGACATACGTGCTGTCGCCGGCCTTGGTGGCCACGACCCGGCAGACGCCGGCGGTGGTCGACGTGATGGAGGTCCCGTTGATGACACACGGGCCGCTGATCACCTCGTAGGTGACGGCGCCGGTGCCGGAGCCACCGGTCGACCCGAGGGTCGCCGACTTGCCGATCGAGAAGCCGCCGGTGACGCCGACGAGCGGAGCCTGACCGGTGCGCGGCGTGGCGGACTTCGGCGCGGAGGCCGCGCCGGTGCCGTTGGCGTTGGTCGCCATCACGTCGAACTGGTACTCGGTGCCGGCGGTGAGGCCGGTGACCGTCGTCGAGGTGCCGGTGCCGACGCCGTCATCGAAGACGGTCCAGTCGACTCCGTTGGTCGAGTAGCGGACGACATAGTCCGTGATCGGCGAGCCGCCGACCCACTCCGGTGCGGTCCAGTCGAGTTCGACCGCATTGATGCCGGAGGTGGCGGTGTCGAGCACCGGGGCGCCCGGCGCCGTTTCGACGTTCATCTGGATCTCGAAGTCGGTGGCGACGGTGACACCGTCGACGGTCATCGAGACCTCGTAGGCCTCGCTGTCGTCGACGACCATGGCCTCGGCCAACGCGTCGTCGACCTCGGCGCGGTAGTTGCCGGTGGCCGATTCGACGTAGAGCGTCGACCAGGTGCCGACGACACGACGGTCGTAGGTCACGCCGTCGAGTTCCCAGCTCCCGGTTTCCGAGTCGGTGATGTCGAACGCCTTGACGTCCTCATCGGGATCGTCGCCGGTGATGGTGCCGGTGATCGGGGTGAAGTCGTCGTCACCCTCGAGGTTGTTGAACACCGCGGCGGCGGGGTCGTCGATCGACGGTGCGTCGTGCACCGGGGTGATCGCGATCTCGAACGTGTCCGTCGCGGTGCCGTCGACCTGGCTGACGGCATCGATGGTCACCGTACGCGTGGGCGTCGGGGCATCGGAGCCGTTCTCATACGTCAGGAGACGGGCGATCTGCTGGACGGCAGCGTCGTTCACCTTCGAGCCGTAGACCCGCACGTTGTCGATGTGGAGGGCGGCACCGGCAGCGTTGCCGCAAGTGGCGTCGTACGTGCCGCTGACGAACACGAACTTGTACGTGCCGTCGGCCGGGATCGTCGTGGCCTTGGTGACCCAGTCCGTGTTGGACGTCGAGTTCGTGTAGGTGTCGAGCACGACGGTCTCATTGCCCGCTTCGTCGATGATGTAGCCGAACACGTGGTACGCGTCGGCGCCGGAGAACGCACGCCAGTCGAAGAAGATCTCATCGCCCGAGGACGCCTCGAACCCGCCGCTGATGGCGGCGGGACCATGGACGACGTCGCAGCTGTTCAGCGTGGTCATACCAGACGAGGAGAGGCGCATGGAATAGGTGCCGGCCGACGCAGTGCTGCTGTCGGACGTCACCGAGAAGGTGCCCGGCCTGGAGGGGAAATCGTTGTCGTTCCCGCCGGAGTTGGCCGGGTAGTCAGCGCTGTCGGGTGAGGTGAAGCCGGCGAGCTCGGTCACACCGAGGTCGACGACGCCTTCGACGAGCGTCCAGCCGTTGGTGCTGCCGCCGTCCGTCTCGAAGCCCGGGTTCTGGAAGTCGGAGGTGAAGTTGATGCGCAGCTTCTGGCCGTTGGTGCCGTTGAAGACGCCGTCGATCGAGGCGATCACGGTGGCGGCCGCGCCGTCGCCGAGATAGATCGACGTGCCGACGACCGAAACGACGCCGTTGGTGACGTCGGGGGTCTCGACGGACTGGAGGGCGAGGATCTCCTCGGCCTGCTGCGAGTCGAGCGAGAAGTCCATGAACTCGCCGTCGTAGGCGTTGCCCCCGTTGATGGTGATCCCGGGCGCCGCCAGGAAGGCGGGGTCCTGCTCGGTGTACTCGTGGTCGGTGAGCCCGCCGATGGTGGTCACGGCCGCAGCCACGCCCTGCCCGGCCAGCATCAGGAGCACGGTGAGAACGAGAATCGCCCTTCCGGCTCGAGGTGTGCGTTTCGATGTCATCTGGATGTCCCTTTCGCCCAGCGCGATTGCCGGTCGGGTCACCGTCGGCACGTCGGGCGGCTCCTTTAGGCAGGAGATCGACCAGGGCCGAAATCCCTCGGGAGCGCGAGGACATCGGTCGTCGGCGGACACTGGAGGTCATCTGCGGCCGGGCACTGCCGCAGGGCGGTTCGCCGGAACGTTCAGGCCATGAGACGTGTGTAGGTCTCGGCGAAGCTCGACGGCGCAAAGAACCAACATTCCACCGCGAGCCTGGTGGTCGTCAGGCCGGGGACGGCAGCGGTGCGATGGACGAAACGGTCGTCGAAGAAGATCGCGTCGCCGGCCCTGAACACGGGGTTCACCACCGGCGTTGTCACGGCGATCTCGTCGACGGTCTCGAAGGGGATGGCGTGGGGCACGATGCCGCCGGTCGTGTCCAGGATCTCTTCGACGCGCCGGGGAATCATCTCCATGCCGGCGCCGCCGGTGTCGCCGCCGCAGTCCGTGAGTGCCACCCAGAGGTTCATCGCCCGCACGTTCTCGCCCATGAAGGCGCCGTCCTGGTGCCACGTCGTGAGCCGTTCCGCCGGCTCGACACTGCGCATGGTCGACTTCTGCAACGAAATGAGTGGCGGCTCGCCGAAGTGTTCGCCGAGCAGGCCGGTCACGCCGGCGCGCGCGAGAGCGCCGAGGTAGCGCTCGGTGGCTCTCGGCGAGTCGGCCAGCCACACACCGCCGATGTCGGCGTTGGACTTGCGCAGTACCGCGTCCATCTTCGAACCGGTGTCGATCGGGCCGAACCAGTCGTGGTCGCAGGCAATTCCGTCGTAGTGGCGGGCCTGCTCGGCCCGGGCCCGGCGCATTGCGTCGATCATCACCGCGACATCGTCGTCGGCCAGGAGGGAGCGCACGATCAGGGCGCCGTGGTGCTGTACGGCCCCACCGAGAATCGAGACGTCGAGCATCGGCCGATCGATCTCGACGAGGCCGCCGCCGATCGCCGGGAACGGGTCGGCGTAGGTCGGCGGCCAGGGCGCGCGGCCGACCCCGGTGTAGTGCTCGGCCGCCCGGATGCGGTCGTCTCGCCGCTCGCTCGGCGGGCGGCCTGCGGCGATCGGTGGAGAGCCCATTGCCGCCCGAGAGTACTGTCCCCTTGCCCCCGCGGCCAGACCGGTGGGCGAGCCCGATTGAGCAGCGCTTCGTCGCGCCGTTACACTCGTCGCATGATGATGCAGACGATCATCGCGATTTCGTAGCGCACGCCGTCGGCGTGCGCATTCGACCGTCCACTTCGGTGGACGGTTTTTCATTTCTCGGTCTCTTCACTCACGAACACACAAGCGAGCACTCATGACACAGCAGGTTGGTCCCCACCGGGTCGGGATCGTCGGCGGCGACGGCATCGGTCCCGAGGTCATCGCCGAGGGCCTGAAGGTGATCGCCGCGGCCGGGATCGATCTCGACACCGTCGACTACGACCTCGGTGGCGACCGCTACCTGAAGGACGGGGTCGTGCTCACCGACGAGATCGTCGCCGAATGGCGCGGCCTCGACGCCATTTACCTCGGCGCTGTCGGCACCCCCGACGTGCCCCCCGGTCTCATCGAGCGCGGGCTGCTCCTCAAGATGCGCTTCGATCTCGACCTCTACATCAACCAGCGGCCGTTCGTTGCTCCTTCGCACGACTTCATCGTCATCCGGGAGAACACCGAGGGCACCTATGCGGGGGAGGGCGGGTTCCTGCGCAAGGGCACGCCCGAGGAGATCGCCACACAGGGATCGGTCAACACCCGCCACGGTGTCGAGCGCTGCATTCGCTACGCGTTCGAGCTGGCGATGACCCGCCGCAAACACCTGACCATGTGTCACAAGACCAACGTGCTCACGTTCGCCGGTGACCTGTGGGAGCGCACCTTCAACGAGGTGGCCGAGGAGTTCCCCGACGTGGACACGGCCTACAACCATGTCGACGCGGCGTGCATCTACTTCGTCGAAGACCCGCAGCGCTACGACGTGATCGTCACCGACAACCTGTTCGGCGACATCCTCACCGATCTGGGTGGTGCCGTGAGCGGCGGCATCGGCTTCGCCAGCTCGGCCAATCTGCACCCGGGTCGGGTCTCGATGTTCGAGCCGGTCCATGGCTCCGCCCCCGACATCGTCGGAACCGGCAAGGCCAACCCCACCGCTGCCGTATTGTCGGGGGCACTGATGCTCGACCATCTGGGAGAGACCGAGGCCGCCGACCGCATTCGGGCGGCCTGCGCCGATCCCGACACGCTGACCGGCTCGACCTCGGAGATCGGCGACCTCATCGCCGGTCGTCTCTGAGGGCGAGGAAACAGGAGACGAAATGCCGCTCGAACCCACGCCCCACATCTGGATGAACGGTGAGATGGTGCCGTGGGCGGACGCCAAGATCCACGTCCTCACCC carries:
- the greA gene encoding transcription elongation factor GreA, producing MADPHQLSQAAYDRLKAEHDDLTTRGRIDIARKIETARELGDLSENGDYHAAKEEQGKMEGRIIHLARVLEDAIIVDGAGGGDTVGTGAIVSIVFDGDDEVEKYLVGSIEEQRADVTVVSPGSPMGGALLGATIGDTVEYEAPTGATLKVKVVEIE
- a CDS encoding phytanoyl-CoA dioxygenase family protein codes for the protein MGSPPIAAGRPPSERRDDRIRAAEHYTGVGRAPWPPTYADPFPAIGGGLVEIDRPMLDVSILGGAVQHHGALIVRSLLADDDVAVMIDAMRRARAEQARHYDGIACDHDWFGPIDTGSKMDAVLRKSNADIGGVWLADSPRATERYLGALARAGVTGLLGEHFGEPPLISLQKSTMRSVEPAERLTTWHQDGAFMGENVRAMNLWVALTDCGGDTGGAGMEMIPRRVEEILDTTGGIVPHAIPFETVDEIAVTTPVVNPVFRAGDAIFFDDRFVHRTAAVPGLTTTRLAVECWFFAPSSFAETYTRLMA
- a CDS encoding class I adenylate-forming enzyme family protein; the protein is MNARQSLIDQLTGPDGFFPVELQDVRGHEVPVLVNRKRSLRDFVTGSAAHGDAEFLVLGDRRITHEDFIGLVAAEAAALAADHGIGKGDRVAILAANSPDWVIAYFALVSMGAVVCLYNGWWTRDEIRHATELTTPSLILGDRKRLDRVPADLAVPMVDIDAERDRLQREAGEHELPAVAIDEDDACSIFFTSGTTGRSKGAVVSHRGLVGFVEVQMLNGALKMMMAAAQAEAAGDPPPVRSAAKPRVLMTSPLFHVSGLSGSTLINMFVGGTLVFREGRFDEEECFALVEKERITAWTLIGSMGPRVVDHPGLGDYDLTSLTNVGFGGAPASPELQQRVRDTFPNATANVAIGYGSSETVGVVASFGGDDYVAEPTATGHVLPTMQVEIRDDDNRAVADGINGRVCVRSAYSMLGYWDNPDATAETIDDGFWLDTGDVGRMVDGLLFIDSRARDMILHNGENVYPVEIEYRLDEHPGIQESAVYGLDDPQTGQAVAASVVPAPGQSLDEADLHSWCAESLARFKVPTQWDIRTEPLPRNAAGKVVKGALTGEREFTAHDD
- a CDS encoding alpha/beta fold hydrolase gives rise to the protein MAATAQSVGREPAEPHIGRPSLPPGRAIVLPGRGTTFVREVAGPTPDAPVVFLLHGWTVTSALNWYRVYEPLSAIARVVSLDHRGHGRGIRSGRAFRLEDAADDVVALADHLDIDSFVVAGYSMGGPVSQLVWRRHPDRVQGLVLAATFARSSRRPQERVALRGLGRLGRASRLMPRRRQLDVFTRAMVAGGSLPNERPPWFIAEVRSGSVPMMLEAGGAIADFDSRPWLGEVDVPTGIFITSRDGIVPPDRQHRMAALIPHAELVSAPIDHDGCVTRPDQFVPGFVDLVRHAAGAP
- a CDS encoding S-layer homology domain-containing protein — protein: MTRPAIALGERDIQMTSKRTPRAGRAILVLTVLLMLAGQGVAAAVTTIGGLTDHEYTEQDPAFLAAPGITINGGNAYDGEFMDFSLDSQQAEEILALQSVETPDVTNGVVSVVGTSIYLGDGAAATVIASIDGVFNGTNGQKLRINFTSDFQNPGFETDGGSTNGWTLVEGVVDLGVTELAGFTSPDSADYPANSGGNDNDFPSRPGTFSVTSDSSTASAGTYSMRLSSSGMTTLNSCDVVHGPAAISGGFEASSGDEIFFDWRAFSGADAYHVFGYIIDEAGNETVVLDTYTNSTSNTDWVTKATTIPADGTYKFVFVSGTYDATCGNAAGAALHIDNVRVYGSKVNDAAVQQIARLLTYENGSDAPTPTRTVTIDAVSQVDGTATDTFEIAITPVHDAPSIDDPAAAVFNNLEGDDDFTPITGTITGDDPDEDVKAFDITDSETGSWELDGVTYDRRVVGTWSTLYVESATGNYRAEVDDALAEAMVVDDSEAYEVSMTVDGVTVATDFEIQMNVETAPGAPVLDTATSGINAVELDWTAPEWVGGSPITDYVVRYSTNGVDWTVFDDGVGTGTSTTVTGLTAGTEYQFDVMATNANGTGAASAPKSATPRTGQAPLVGVTGGFSIGKSATLGSTGGSGTGAVTYEVISGPCVINGTSITSTTAGVCRVVATKAGDSTYVAATSAAFRIIAADAPAAVLDDPEDPTNDDDEFRSGDPVEITACGFEAGSEVELTLDDGTDLGTALIGSDGCFTGTVTLPEDLEDGDHSFTVTGKDTYGAAASTTVPFTIRAGYAPGPCLSMTWSIESPTIFSDVEAGRFYTDPTSWAYRNEIVYGRSAGTMAPDSAMTRAELVTMVHRMLCLPEPEAVAPFGDIVEGSYYDTALDWAYGAGVIEGRNGDVFDPDAPVTRGELAAILHRLAELPTPDDGVSFADVDSDRFYAAATSWMGATGLADADDAFDPEGSTSRAEALTMLHRLNTEDLY
- a CDS encoding 3-isopropylmalate dehydrogenase; this translates as MTQQVGPHRVGIVGGDGIGPEVIAEGLKVIAAAGIDLDTVDYDLGGDRYLKDGVVLTDEIVAEWRGLDAIYLGAVGTPDVPPGLIERGLLLKMRFDLDLYINQRPFVAPSHDFIVIRENTEGTYAGEGGFLRKGTPEEIATQGSVNTRHGVERCIRYAFELAMTRRKHLTMCHKTNVLTFAGDLWERTFNEVAEEFPDVDTAYNHVDAACIYFVEDPQRYDVIVTDNLFGDILTDLGGAVSGGIGFASSANLHPGRVSMFEPVHGSAPDIVGTGKANPTAAVLSGALMLDHLGETEAADRIRAACADPDTLTGSTSEIGDLIAGRL